The sequence TGTTTTGACTCAATTGTCAGGTCGGACAAAGTTTCTTTGAGGATTTCTTCAAAAATCACCCCCTTTTTATCTAAGGAAAAATAGGACTCCTGATTGCGCCAGATTCCGATGGCTTTCCTTTCGACTATCTCAATTAACAGGGAATCGGGCAATAATCTTTTTACTTTTAGTTCGTCTATGAGGGGGAATTTCTCTGAAACCAGAATCTTAATCGAATCCGGGTCAGCCAGGAGAATGGCTTTGGTTTCAAAGCCGAGAATCTTTTTTTGGATTTTTGGCCAGACCAGTCGTTCGATTTCCTGACCAGAGATTCTTCCCCCGCCTGAAATTAAAATCTTTTTTACCTGGAAGGCCGGGCAGAAAAAGAACAGCCAGGAGATTGCCGTCAGCAAAAAAGTTATCAAAACAGCCAGCCGGAAAAAGCGGTTCTTCAGAATAGATTTCTTTTTTCTAATTCGGTATCTTTTACTGGAAACTCGCATAATTTAGAGTCCGCGTCTTAACTTTCTTACTTTCTCGAAAACATAGGTTAACCAGTATCGATTGGAAAGCGCCAGGTCTTGGGTTTTTATATATTCATGAGCTTTGCCGCCAAACCCCATTTTGAACTGGGTTGGGCCGGCCCAGGGATGGTTCGGCTGTACTTTGGGGTCGACAAATCCCCAAAAGTCAAAAAGGCGGCACCCTCTTTTTTTTGCTTCTTTGACCGCTTCCCAAAGCAGGAGATAAGTAATTGAGAGCTTGGCGAACTTGGGAATAGAGACGGCGTGATGGTAAAAGCCGATACCCGACCAAAAAAGGACAAATGATCCGCAAGCCACCTCTTTGTCATGATAGCCGAAAAAGAGGGAAACTTCGTTATTTTCGCTGAAAGCCGAAAATTCTTTTTGCAGGTATTCTAGGGAAAAAGGGACAAAACCCTGCCTTTCTGAAACCTGGTCGTGGAATCGGCTGAACAATTTAACGTCTTCTAGATTTTTGCTTTGCGAGACGCTGATCGCCGGGTTTTTCTGCGCCTGGCGGATTAGATAACGGGTAGTTTTCCTCATTTGGGAAAAGAGCTTGTCTTCTGGAGGCGTAATGTCAAGTTTCCAGCTCGCTTCAGGGTGCATTTGCAAAGGGGCTTGTTTAAATCCCGCGGCTTTGAATAAAGCAATCCCCTTTTCTTCCCTTTTCCAGATAGGGTTTATCCTTATGAAGCTTGCCTGTTCCTGCCCGGCGGTTATTTTGAGCTTTCCATGCAAAGTTTTTAAGATTTCTTTTCTGGAACTTTCTCCTGGTTTTATCACCGGGCCGTGGGGTACGAGCAAAAAGGTTCCCCTTTTAGCAATCTTTTTTTCCGCCAGGGCAACGCTTACCAATTCGTCGTTGTCGTATATCCCCCATCTCCAGATTTTTTCTCCCATTTCTCGGCAGAACTCGCCCCAATTCCAAGATTGGAGAAAAGTTTTTTCCTCGTGATCTTCAAGGAATTTTTCCCAAGTTTCTTTATTTTCTATCTCTTTTACTTCCCAGCTCATAAAATTGTCTTATCATAAACTTACTTACGATCGTAGTAAAATGTTTATATTTCTGTCTCCTCTATTAAAAATATTTTGACGTACGGATCCAAAGAATATTCTCGGAGAAACTTTTCTGTTTCACTTTTAACGTCAAAGGGGCAAACCCAGATGCTTTTTTGGAGCATTCTATATCCTAAAAATATAAGATTGCTTCTCAATAAATCTCGTAGCCTTCTTTTTTTCTCGGGAACGTCAAAGGTTATCATTTGCCATTTTCCATCTCTCCGTTTATCTTTTTTCGAGTTTTCATATTTAATTTCAGAAATCTTTTCCAATCCCATTGGGGTAATAGCAATAGCTTTTCGGCTTTGCAGATTATTAATTCTTATCAGGCCTCTCTTTTTTAAATAATAAATCAGTTGAGAAAAATATTTTTGTCTGTTTTTCTTTTCCCAGGCGCGTCTAAAACTTAGCAGGTCTGGAGAGGTCGCTTCATAAATTGTTTTTGGGGCTCGCGGTAGCCTGATCGTCTCAATAAAATTACACAGATCCCACAAAAATTTGTCAGTTATAGGAATATTCATTGCGATCTTATTATATCATACTTTTTCTACGATCGTATTAAAACATTTATGGAGAAAGTTGACGATTTTTTGGGCCTTTTCTTTTGAAATATTGATGTGGGTCGGCAGGTTGACAATCTTTTTGGCGACGCTTTCAGCTATCGGACAATCTCCCGCTTCATACCCCATTTTAGCCTGATTTGTGTCCGGAGGCATAATAGCGGCGTTTCTCCAGCCGTCGTCAAGGAAGATTTTTTCTTTGCGGGCTTTATCTAATATCATATCGGCGTTAGTGTCTTTAAGCAAAACAGGATAGCGGAGATAAATCCGGCCTTCTGCGCTTGGCGGCAGAACCAATTTAAATCCTGCCAGGTTTTTGTCGTAAAGTTCAGCGATCTGGCGTTGGTGGCTGATAAACTTTTCTAGTTTTTCAAATTGGTTTAAAGCCAAAATTGCCAGGGCCTCGGGCATTTTTTTGGCGGGATTAACTGGTAATTTTCCCTGTTTTTCTCTTTTGGAAACGGCTTTGGACAGCAGGCCGATCTTTTGTAGAAATATCAAAGCCCATTTGCCGATTTCACCGAAACTATATAAAGGTATAATCAGGAAAGTAGTTAAAATCGGATGCAGGAGCTGTTGAAATGTCCAAAGGCAAGAGGGCTCGGGTAAGTTATTTTGATAGTCTTTTAGTTTTTGCGCCAACTGGTCGTCGTCGGTCGCAGCCATTCCACCGGCAACAGAAGAAATAACCTTATCCCGGCCAAAACTGAAAAATGCGGCTTTGCCGAAAGTTCCCACCTTCGCTAAAGCTTCGGTGGGCAGGCCCGCTTTTTTACCATTATAAGCGGCGCCGAGCGAATGGGCGCAGTCCTCAATCAAAATTAGGTTGCGTTGTTGGCAAATTGACTGGATTTTTTCCAAGTTAGCCGGTAAGCCGAAAGTGTGTTGAACCAAAACAGCTTTACTTTTAGGCGATATCTTATTTTCTAGATCTTCGACATCAATATTTAAGGTTGTCTTGTCAATATCGACAAAAACAGGTTTTAACCCGGCAGCCAAAATCGGGTTGACTACGGCGTTGCAAGTAAATCCTTGGATTAAAACTTCGCTGCCGGGTTCAAAGTTCAGGCATTTCAAAATTGCCAGGAAAGCAGTCCGGCCGCTATTAAAAGCAAAAGCATGTTTTATTCCCAAGTAGTGCTCAAATTTTTGTTCGAGCACCAATGACGGATTTTCAGCGATCGCTTGTTTTTTGTCATTGGTCCATTTCCAGGGCTGGAAAATTAGCTTCAATGCTAAAATAATATCGTCTTTTTGAGTGTTGGGCGAAAGGGAGGTAAAAATAGGTTTGTTATATTGACAAAAGTTGTTTTTCATTGTGTTCGTCGTGGGGGCGGCGCTCATAACCTGGGCACTTGATCTTTTTTAGGAGACTGGGCCCTGTTGTAGATTTTATATGACAGGGCTCTTAAATTTTCAATAATTTTTTCAATTCTTTCAATTTTTGCGGTAGTCCTCCTTCCAAAAGAATTATGCTTTCTGGTTGGCAAATAGAGTTTGTTTTTTCAAATATTTCTTTTGGGTTTTCTAAAAAAATGATATTTTCCGGATTCATGCCAGCGCCTATTGCCGCCTTTCGCAGTTCTTCAAACCAATCCTTAGTGGTGATAATGGCAAGATCGCAAATTTCGCCGATTTTCTTGCCGATTTTCTGGTGCGCTTCTTTGGCAGCCGGACCGAGTTCAATCAGGCAAGGCATTATAATTACTTTTTGACATGACCAGAGTTTTAGGTGTTCCAGGGCCGCTAGAACGCCGTCGGGATTGGCAGAATAACCGGAATCAATAACATCCACTCCCCCGCTTCCTTTTTTGAGCTTCATGGCTCCCTGGTCTGAAGTTATTTTCTGGCAAGCTTTGGATATTTCTTCAAGAGTCATTCCCAGTTCTTTGGCAACTAGTATCGCTCCCAAAAGATTTAAAATATTATGACTGCCCAAAACATTAACTTGAAAATCCGCTGTTTCTCCTTCTCTGGCAACCGCTTTAAATCTGACGCAGTCTTTCTCAATAATTATATCCTCGGCCCAAATATCCGCTTTGGTATCTAGTATCTGGTATCTAGTATCTGGTATTTGATATATTTTTTTTGGTTTTTCCGTTTTTCGGTACATTTCTAAGCAATATTTATTGTTGCCATTGAAAATTATCAAGCCGTCTTTTGGCAAACTCTCAATAAGTTCCTCTCCTCCTTCTGCCGACAATAGGTTTTCCATTGAGCCAAAAAGCGCCAGGTGCTGTTCATTGACGCCGGTAACGATGCCGATTTTGGGCTTGGCAATGCCAGAAACCTCTTTGACTTTGCCTTTGTCATAGGCTCCCATCTCGCAGATAAAAACTTGATGATCGGGTTTTAACTCATTTAAAACGCAGCGAGCAATAGCGATTTCCGAATTTTGATGTTCTGCGGTTTTGGCAACCTTGAACTTTTCAGAGAGAATTGTTGCCAAAAATTCTTTACATGAGGTTTTGCCGTAACTGCCGGTAATGCCAACAACAGTCAGATTTTTAAATTCAGCTCTTTTGGCTTTGGCTTGGTTGATTATTTGTTGTCTGAACAAAACCGCAATTGGCTGGAGCAAAAGCACTATTCCTGAAACAATGAGGGGCAGAAGAATATCCGCCAAAAGCAAAGCAATAATTGCCTGGCTTTCTGGCAAATGACTAGAGTAAAGCAAAATGGCGGCAAAAATGGTTAGATTTGCCAAAGCCAAGATTATCATTTTGGTAGTGAAAACCGGTTTTTTGGGGTAGGTCTTCTTGGCCAGAAAAGCCGCGGCCTGGACGACGTAAATAATCAGGAGCGGCCACAGCATCGGTAAAAACAGAGCCAGGACCAGAAGCAACATTTTTACGAGCCGGACAGGATTGCGGAGTAATTGCTTTCCTTTTGCCGTCCTAAAATGGTCAATAAATCTTTTGAGATGATATTCTTTCAACTGCCAGAAGTACAGCCAAAAAAACATGGCTTTGGTTATTTCAATTATCCAAAAGATATAAAGAATGTAGAAGATGTCTAAGGAAGAGTTTGTCATTGGCTTTAGGCCAAGAAGATTTTTAAATCAATGATATTGTCTTTGGTGATGGAATTAAAGTGTTGCCCTGGAGTGATAATCAATTGGCTATTCGTCAACAGGGTTTTAAGCTTTTGGGAAAGTTCAAGAGGCATCAAAATGTCTTTTTTGCCAGCAAAGATTAAAGTCTTATTTTTGATTGTCTTTAACAGCTGGCGATTGTCTATTTTTAAGGCAGAATCAATAATTTCTTCGTCTTTGTTTATCGGGATTTTTAAAATTAGTTCTATATTCTTTTGACTGTCCTGCCTGTAAATCTCTCTGGTTGAAGCGTCTTTAGTGTAAGGGCGCGACAAAAAAGCATAAAAAGAAGATAAGATCTTTTTTGGCATTGACCCGATTGAATTGTAGGCCAGGCCCAGGAGTTTTTTATTGGCCATTGCCTTATAGAAAAAGCCGATTATTTTTGATTTTGGCTTGAAACAGGAGCCGGTGGCAATCAAGATAAGTTTTGAATCGGGGTAGTTCTGGGCTATTAAAGGAGCGATTAATCCCCCAAGGGAGACGCCGACGATAACATCTGGTTTTCTGTCTTCTAATTCGTTTTCAAGGTATTTTTGGACATTTTCTGGGGTAAAAATAAATTTGTCAGTAAATAAGTAAGGGGCAATGATTTCCCAGCCGTTTTGCTCAAAAAAGTCATACAAAAAATGGCCTTTGACAACCGGCTGAGGATAGCCATGGATAATGAGGGCGGTCTTTAGCATTTTATTCGTGTCTGTTAACAAAATCCAGGATTTCTTGGGCGACTTTTTCTGGCGCGTCAACGTGGATCATATGCGGAGCGCCGGCAATGATTCGCAGCAAAGAGCCGGAAATCATCCTTTCCATAAATTTTCCGTCAGATAAAGGAGTGGTTTTATCTTTATCTCCCCACAAAATCAGGGTCGGGGTTTTGATCTGCGCCAGCTGGCCAGCCAAATCTTCCTCAATCACGTTTTTAAAAGTCTCTTTCATTGTCTGGGTTTTTAAGGTGACATAATCGGTTTTTCTCAAGATTAGACGGTAGAGCGCTTTTCGACAAAACTGGTAGCCGGGAATAAAAGATAATTTATTGATGGCTTTAGACAGTTTGGCAAACAGGTTGTAGACTTTTGATATTTTTTTGTTCCGGATGCCGGCGGCAGAAACCAAAATCAATCCCTTAAGTTTCTCCGGATATTTTACAGCAAACTTAATAGAAACCCGGCCGCCGAAAGAATGTCCTAAAAGAAAAAAATCGGCTAGGCCGTTTTTATCGGCATAGGTTTTCGCCCATTCAACGTAGTCGTCAATGGTCCAGGGGCTATTTAACGGTTGGTTTTCGTCTAGTCCCGGGAAAGGCGGATAAAAAACCTGATAACCCTGTTTTTCCAGCAGTTCTTTAACAGGCGTCCAGGAGCCGGTAAATCTGCCCCAGCCGTGGAGAATTAAGATTTGCTCTTGACAAGTTTCCATGGGTATGATAGAATGTAGGCGGTTTGAGATAGTCTTTGGTTCTGCGTTCGCGCGGGGCCAAGCATTCTCGGACCACGAATTTTTCCTTTCGGAAAAATTCAGCGGCACCCCTCTTTCTTTTTGAGAGTAGGGGTGTTTTGCATTTTAGTTATCTTATCTCTTTAAAGCAGGTGTATTTCTGCAGGATTCTGGGCACTTTGATCGAGCCGTCCTTCTGCTGATAGTTTTCCAAAATCGCTAAAATCGGCCTTTCGGAAAAAACCGTGCCATTAAGAATATGGACGAACTCTAATTCCCCGCCTTTGCGCTTAAATCGGATATTCAATCGTCTCGCTTGATAATCAGTACAGTTTGAAGCGGAATGGGTTTCCCTATACTTGTTTTCCGAAGGAAACCAGGCCTCAATATCGTATTTGGCGGCGGCCGGGTCGCCCAGGTCGCCGGTGCACATTTGCACCACATGATAAGGCAGGTTTAAGGATTGCATTAGCTCTTCTTCTATGGCTATTAAAAAGGCGTGCTCTTTTTCGGAATCCTCGGGCTTTACGAAAGAAACCATTTCCAGCTTATTGAACTGATGGACGCGTAAAATCCCCTTGGTGTCCTTGCCGTAGCTTCCTGCTTCCCTGCGGAAAGCCGCGGAAAACCCGACAAATCTTTTCGGCAATTCTTGTTCTAGCAAAATCTCGTCTTTGAAATAAGGAACAATCGCGTGTTCGGCCGTTGCCACCAGACAGAGATTGTCCTGATCTAGACAATAAGTTTCTTCAAAACCGCGGTTATTGTAGCCCAAGGCCATCAAAACGTCTTTTTGGATCATTGCCGGCGGCAGAATCGGGGTAAACCCTTTTTTAATCAGAGTTTTAAATCCCAAATCGAGCAGGGCCAT is a genomic window of bacterium containing:
- a CDS encoding alpha/beta hydrolase; this translates as METCQEQILILHGWGRFTGSWTPVKELLEKQGYQVFYPPFPGLDENQPLNSPWTIDDYVEWAKTYADKNGLADFFLLGHSFGGRVSIKFAVKYPEKLKGLILVSAAGIRNKKISKVYNLFAKLSKAINKLSFIPGYQFCRKALYRLILRKTDYVTLKTQTMKETFKNVIEEDLAGQLAQIKTPTLILWGDKDKTTPLSDGKFMERMISGSLLRIIAGAPHMIHVDAPEKVAQEILDFVNRHE
- a CDS encoding alpha/beta hydrolase yields the protein MLKTALIIHGYPQPVVKGHFLYDFFEQNGWEIIAPYLFTDKFIFTPENVQKYLENELEDRKPDVIVGVSLGGLIAPLIAQNYPDSKLILIATGSCFKPKSKIIGFFYKAMANKKLLGLAYNSIGSMPKKILSSFYAFLSRPYTKDASTREIYRQDSQKNIELILKIPINKDEEIIDSALKIDNRQLLKTIKNKTLIFAGKKDILMPLELSQKLKTLLTNSQLIITPGQHFNSITKDNIIDLKIFLA
- the murF gene encoding UDP-N-acetylmuramoyl-tripeptide--D-alanyl-D-alanine ligase, translating into MTNSSLDIFYILYIFWIIEITKAMFFWLYFWQLKEYHLKRFIDHFRTAKGKQLLRNPVRLVKMLLLVLALFLPMLWPLLIIYVVQAAAFLAKKTYPKKPVFTTKMIILALANLTIFAAILLYSSHLPESQAIIALLLADILLPLIVSGIVLLLQPIAVLFRQQIINQAKAKRAEFKNLTVVGITGSYGKTSCKEFLATILSEKFKVAKTAEHQNSEIAIARCVLNELKPDHQVFICEMGAYDKGKVKEVSGIAKPKIGIVTGVNEQHLALFGSMENLLSAEGGEELIESLPKDGLIIFNGNNKYCLEMYRKTEKPKKIYQIPDTRYQILDTKADIWAEDIIIEKDCVRFKAVAREGETADFQVNVLGSHNILNLLGAILVAKELGMTLEEISKACQKITSDQGAMKLKKGSGGVDVIDSGYSANPDGVLAALEHLKLWSCQKVIIMPCLIELGPAAKEAHQKIGKKIGEICDLAIITTKDWFEELRKAAIGAGMNPENIIFLENPKEIFEKTNSICQPESIILLEGGLPQKLKELKKLLKI
- a CDS encoding FtsQ-type POTRA domain-containing protein, translated to MRVSSKRYRIRKKKSILKNRFFRLAVLITFLLTAISWLFFFCPAFQVKKILISGGGRISGQEIERLVWPKIQKKILGFETKAILLADPDSIKILVSEKFPLIDELKVKRLLPDSLLIEIVERKAIGIWRNQESYFSLDKKGVIFEEILKETLSDLTIESKQFQGEISLGKNVIEEKRLLQILTVQKTIEEKAEIKAKEFTFFENEARLDAKTKEGWKIFFDLNGDLNWQLIELELVLEKELPQEKRQGLEYLDLRFNKVYYK
- the cas2 gene encoding CRISPR-associated endonuclease Cas2, which encodes MNIPITDKFLWDLCNFIETIRLPRAPKTIYEATSPDLLSFRRAWEKKNRQKYFSQLIYYLKKRGLIRINNLQSRKAIAITPMGLEKISEIKYENSKKDKRRDGKWQMITFDVPEKKRRLRDLLRSNLIFLGYRMLQKSIWVCPFDVKSETEKFLREYSLDPYVKIFLIEETEI
- a CDS encoding peptidoglycan bridge formation glycyltransferase FemA/FemB family protein; this encodes MSWEVKEIENKETWEKFLEDHEEKTFLQSWNWGEFCREMGEKIWRWGIYDNDELVSVALAEKKIAKRGTFLLVPHGPVIKPGESSRKEILKTLHGKLKITAGQEQASFIRINPIWKREEKGIALFKAAGFKQAPLQMHPEASWKLDITPPEDKLFSQMRKTTRYLIRQAQKNPAISVSQSKNLEDVKLFSRFHDQVSERQGFVPFSLEYLQKEFSAFSENNEVSLFFGYHDKEVACGSFVLFWSGIGFYHHAVSIPKFAKLSITYLLLWEAVKEAKKRGCRLFDFWGFVDPKVQPNHPWAGPTQFKMGFGGKAHEYIKTQDLALSNRYWLTYVFEKVRKLRRGL
- a CDS encoding aminotransferase class I/II-fold pyridoxal phosphate-dependent enzyme encodes the protein MKNNFCQYNKPIFTSLSPNTQKDDIILALKLIFQPWKWTNDKKQAIAENPSLVLEQKFEHYLGIKHAFAFNSGRTAFLAILKCLNFEPGSEVLIQGFTCNAVVNPILAAGLKPVFVDIDKTTLNIDVEDLENKISPKSKAVLVQHTFGLPANLEKIQSICQQRNLILIEDCAHSLGAAYNGKKAGLPTEALAKVGTFGKAAFFSFGRDKVISSVAGGMAATDDDQLAQKLKDYQNNLPEPSCLWTFQQLLHPILTTFLIIPLYSFGEIGKWALIFLQKIGLLSKAVSKREKQGKLPVNPAKKMPEALAILALNQFEKLEKFISHQRQIAELYDKNLAGFKLVLPPSAEGRIYLRYPVLLKDTNADMILDKARKEKIFLDDGWRNAAIMPPDTNQAKMGYEAGDCPIAESVAKKIVNLPTHINISKEKAQKIVNFLHKCFNTIVEKV
- the serS gene encoding serine--tRNA ligase produces the protein MLDIKLIRQNPEKVKDACRKKQAKIDIDRLLEIDKKRKELMLALEDTRAKKNQANEQIKQLHDKADREAVIMKMQELDKSDDRIEAEFKEIDAEFQGLMSIIPNLPLNSVPEGKDESENKEIRKWGDIPKFNFPPKSHFELGETLDLIDTQRAGKVSGTRFGYLKNEGVMLEMALLDLGFKTLIKKGFTPILPPAMIQKDVLMALGYNNRGFEETYCLDQDNLCLVATAEHAIVPYFKDEILLEQELPKRFVGFSAAFRREAGSYGKDTKGILRVHQFNKLEMVSFVKPEDSEKEHAFLIAIEEELMQSLNLPYHVVQMCTGDLGDPAAAKYDIEAWFPSENKYRETHSASNCTDYQARRLNIRFKRKGGELEFVHILNGTVFSERPILAILENYQQKDGSIKVPRILQKYTCFKEIR